The genomic region AACTAAACTCAGCAAGATCAAATCTTAGAGCTGGGAAACCTGTCCTTAAACACACTTTGGACCTGCTAAAGAATTGTTAGTGGGAGTTAGTGTCCTCTTCTGTGAAGCATCTACACAAGAGAAACAAAATAAGAATCCATTTGCACAAGCACAATAGTTACATCATTTGTGCAATAAATCAATTCTCGTGTGCGTCTTGGATTTCTAGGAAAAGCAACCGTGTTTTGTTAGTTTAACAGCATGAATGTTCCAGTGCtagcaaaaaatgaaaaccattgcctTGTATAGAAGTTATCTGAAAATACTGTGCAGGACCTGAGAGTAGAAAAACACCCTGCTAGATTCTAGCAGCAGATAAAAAGGATTTCCAACAAATGGTTGGTATGATGAGCAGCGAGAAGAGAAATACTGGAACCCAGTAAAGAAGGACCTAAAGTATAAGATTCTCAGAGTAATATGGAGAACATCGTGTGTTTGCCCTTCCTATTGATTGTGGTGCTGATCTTGCTTATATTGAAGCAAACTCACATATAAAAGAGCGATTAGCGGGAAAAAGATAACTAAAGCAGGTACTATGTAGTAGCATGGAGAGGTTATCCAGATAAATACAATAATGCAACGCACAAAGCAGAGAAGCTAAACCCAGACTTGTTGCATGACACTCTAAAGTACACACTTTTGTTAATAACTGCCAGAGATGAAGGTGTTAATACAATTCAGACAATAAATTCCTGGAAGGACCACAGGGGCATAACTGACAACCCCCTCACAGAAATGTGTATGCACTCAGGATTGAGAAATTGTGGCTAGCCACCTGGACCAGAAGCAACATTGGGACCTAAAAGTTAGTCAATACCTGTGGGATCTGCTGTTCTCCCAAAGGGACGGAGCTTGTAGGATTGGCAGGAACAGTGGATGGCGGGAAGCGTGGTCTTACTGGCATCCCACCTCGAGGCATAGGTGTGGAGATCATCTTCAGAGTACAGAGGGATAAATGTAAATCAAGCAATGCAGTGCCAGCGGCACGTAGGAAAGGATGCATGAAGGCCAAATTAGCAAGGATAAAGGGCACCCTACAATCTATATGACACAGGATTGAACAGCACCCCAAGCTAAAGGGCCACAGCAAACAACCATCAAGCAAGCCAGGGCCATATGTGCTTCACTAAGAATTACCTACTGAGTTTACACTTTCTATGGCACCCCATCAATACATCTCTCGCCCAACAatgggaaaaaagattaataCTCCAAGGCTGTGATTTGCAGACTGGGCCCAGTAATACTGGACTTGGAATTGAAAAGAGTTCAGAAGAAGTCCCGAATCATCCAGTGCCTAGTTGCAGTCTCATATAGGCAGTATCAAgtagtattaaaggaacagttcagttgggtaaatagataggttgggcaaaataaaaaatgtttctaatatagttagttaggcaaaaatgtaatgtataaaggctggagtgactggatatctaacataaaacagaacagaactgtttttcagctctctaacactgatttagtcagtgactttaaggggggccacatgggacatatcagcgagtttgcaattgatcctcagcattcagctcagattcaaacgcaacagatatgacccatgtgcccctccctcaagtctctgattggttactgcctggtaaccaatcagtggaaaccaggagagctgaaaagcaggaagtagtgttctgctctgttatattagacatccattGATTCTGTCGTTAATTCCATTTTCAATatagtacaggcatggaatccattatccggaagcccgttatccagaaagctccaaactacagaaaggctgtctccgatacactccattataatcaaatagtacaaatttttcaaaatgattaaaaatgatttcctttttctctgtaataataaaacagtaccttgtacttgatcccaactaagatataattaatccttattggaagcagagccagcctattgggtttaatttaatatttacatgattttctaaatagacttagggtatgaagattgaaattatggaaagatctgttatccggaaaaccccaggtccagagcattctggataacaggtcccatacctgtatagaagaAATAAACACACTTGGAGGTGACATAAGGTAGTCAGCAAGTACAGTCTCAAGTGCTCAGAATTAcacaagaaacatttttaatctaGGCTATGAGCTAGCACTAGcccaatttcatttttattagatTGATACAGATCATGTGAATCTAAGTATGCCCTCCTGATCTCCACAGCCACCAGCTAAAGCTAATATTCTTACATGGCCTTCTAGTTAGGTCTCTGCATTGTTCTCTGAAACTCACAGGTTAACTCCCTGTAGCAGTGGAAAGAGGAGTAAAGCTTTCACATAAGCACTAAACATATTACCATTCACAGTTCCTATGTGTACACTTAGGAAATGGTAATACATACAAGGCTTATAGGagaaatacaatgaaaataaaagaaaataacctGATTTATGTTTATCTTTCTGCTGCTACAGAGAGTCATTTAACCCACGCAAAATACACAAACCAGGAATACCTGTTTAGCAAGAAGGCTCTGaatgaatgctaaaaaaaaaaatataaatagagcAAGCTACTATTTCACTTTCGAGAATgcgttaacttcccctttatttacGTATGATACTTTCTCAAGTTTGAATAAACAGATGACCGATAACAGTACACGAGTATTGCTCCTGTGCTCCAAACACTACTTCTTTTGCTGAACTGCTGATACAAGTCAGTCATGGGTTATAGAGTTAAAAAGAATTAGCACAATTAGGGAGAGCAATAGACTTTCGATATTCATTCGGCATGTTTAGAAGAAAGATATACTTTAGgattaacaaaataacttttgtgTTTAAAATAACATTAAGTCCACTAATGCTGTGAGAAATCATTCAAATATCCAGTCCAGAAcaaaaagggaaaagagaaaCAGTATTATCAgagtttaagctggccatagacacacagatcaaaaatcaaacctgaccaatcgaccaatctccgccagacgaaagctgtcggcactctccacacacgatccgaaaatcgtgcGAAtcgtcaattcgtacgattttcggatcgtgtgcgGAGAGTGCTGACagctttcgcccggcggagatcggtcgtttggtcgatcggtcaggtttgattttgacccgaccgatccagccggagcccattgcacatcgtaatctgattgttcggccgtagattacccccgatatagccatgcttgttaaatCAGGGAAAGATCTAATAGGAACCAACGAGGGCAGGGATGTGTTCTTCTGTCTAAAAGATACATTCTGCTTAATATAAGCTGTGTTTTCAGTATAACCCAGTAACAAACAGTATAACACAAATCATGATGCCTCAAGTCATCCCGTACATTTTGTTGGATGACCAAAAATGAGCAAAATATTGTGTGCTAAAAAGCTAGAATTGGTTAACATTATCACAATCAAATCAAGACACCATTAGAACATGGAAACGCGCATAATATAGCACACAGTAATATTAAACTGTAGATTGATGTCCTGCCTTTCCATTGTAACCTGGCATAAAAGCATAACTACtttaagtaaaacaaaaacacatggtGGTGCATTTATACATTTACCTATTCAGACTGTTGACTTGAATCCTCCGAACAATGAATGCTACCACAAAGGACTCTGCTAAAGGCCAGCTAGTGTATCATTTTTCCCACCACACAGGACCAAGCATTAAAGTTGGTGAGATTTCCGTTGTCTCTATATGTAGGACTAGGAAATCACATTCTAAATAAACAACCTCCCTGTTCTCTCCTTGCATGTCCAAGACACTAAAATAACATGAATTAAGCTTAACCAGGAATGGCAGCCATCAGGAAAATGCAGACAAACTTTAGGAGGGTAATGTCGTTGTTGGGGCATCAAACATCCAAAATTAACAAAACTTTGTATGTTATTGGAAGCTCCAAACTTCACTTATACCTAGGTAGGTCTGTCCCTTAACACTGTCGAAAACCTGCAATACTGCATTAATGTTTTGGGTTTTCAATATggttaagcacaaaacaaaaactgtggtaccttgttagccagtagcaaaaataacaaataaaaaaacaaatacaaaaagtattgtagaagtgaaccctatattggctaacaataaaaaaaatacattgcaagctttcggagcaccaaggttccttcgtcaggcaaaatatgaaagctagaaaggcacagcatatattctgttagatcagtgaaaggtattcatgggcaataaattaggaagttacagaaagatagagatcaaatgtagagataatacaatgaactagggtgggttgtaaatagtccaggagtctggattcagtcaggtcacatagtgtgacatgaaacctgaccctaaattaaggccctgtcttaatgtggttaataactccatacatttgaattcataaatcttcccttcccgttcagttttaaagtttaaGCAGTTTTAAGACCTGcgtgtcctgaagactgtgattttgattgcagaaatgttgccccactggtgtatcacatgatttggtgttgattttatgtctgtgatggttcatccttgtgtgcaatttttgtcctgtttcactaatgtatatgcctcctgtagagcacctagtacatgtaatcatgtataccacattggatgaagcacacgaatagtggtccagaatgttgtagactttttgtgtattcggaattgccttggtgctccgaaagcttgcaatgtattttttttattgttagccaatataggtatcacttctacaatactttttgtatttgtttttttatttgttacaatatggttaaaggaattgttcagtgtaaaaataaaaactgggtacatagataggctgtgcaaaataaaaaatgtttctaatatagttagttagcaaaaaatgtaatttataaaggctggagtgatttgatgtataacatgtcagtcagaacactacttcctgcttttcagctctcttggtttacactgactggttaccctggctaccaggcagtaaccaatcagagacttgagggggggccacatgggtcatttctgttgcttttgaatctgagctgaatgctgagaatcaattacaaactcactgaacagaaatgtaccatgtggccccccttcaagtcgctgactaactcagagttatagagctgaaaagcaggaagtcggattctggctgttttattagacatctgttcactccagcctttgtatattacatttttggctaactaactatattagaaacattttttattttgcacagcctatctatttacaccgtttttattttcacattgaactgttcctttaagaatcacTTCATGCACAGGAAGTACATCACCCAGTTGCCTTAGGTGCTTACCTGCCCAGCTGCCAAGTGGGCTTGAGCTGCTTGCTGCTGAGCTGCCTGCTGTTGCGCCTGCTGTTGTGCCTGCTGGGCTGCTTGCTGAGCTTGCTGCTGAGCCGCTTGGTGCTGCTTAGCCGCTTGGTGCTGCTGAGCCGCTTGGTGCTGCTGAGCCGCTTGGTGCTGCTGAGCAGCTTGGTGCTTCTGAGCTGCCTGCTGAGCCTGCTGTTGTGCCTGCTGTTGTGCCTGCTGCTGTTGAGCTTGCTGCTGTTGAGCTTGCTGCTGTTGAGCTTGCTGCTGTTGTGCTTGCTGCTGTTGAGCTTGCTGCTGTTGAGCTTGCTGCTGTTGAGCTTGCTGCTGTTGAGCTTGCTGCTGTTGAGCTTGCTGCTGTGCCTGCTGTTGAGCTTGCTGCTGTGCCTGATGTTGCTGTACTCTTACCTGCTAAATATCAATGAAAgacatttaatttcatttaatggCAGGTGGAAAAACAATTAGAACCCAAAAATCAAACATTCAGTTTTGCATAGCATACAGATCAAACtagaaattttgcaaaaaaacgaTACCTGCAATAACTTTAACTGCTGCTGAGGTGTTAGTGTTACAGGCATAACTTGGGAAGGAATCTGTCCTTGGGCAACAAGAGATGGTGCCTGTGGCTGCGTGGagagcagctgctgctgctgacttTGTGCCACCTGTTGCATTTGTTGCAACTGCATTACTTGTGGAGGTGGtggctgctgttgctgctgctgctgctgctgctgctgcatttgtTGCATCTGTAGATGTGCCATTCTCTGGAGCTGTTGCTGCTGTTGTAATTGCTGAAAAGAAataacacatactgtaaatatgttcCCCTCATGAACTCAAACACAAGAAATCTAACAGCTCTGTCCtgttaaatgacaaggaaagtcttttataggaatgcaccgaatccaggattcggttcgggattcaggcaggattcggccttttttagcaggattcggatttggctgaatcatcctaccaggccgaaccgaatccgaatttgtatatgcaaattaggggtggggtgggaaatagcgtgactttttgtcataaaacatgaaagtaaaaaatattttccccttcccacccctaatttgcatatgcaaattaggattcggatttgattcaGTAATCGGCTGAACCTTTCGAGAAGGGTTCGGTGGTttaaccaaatccaaaatagtggattcggtgcatccctagtcttttaATCTACATCCCTTTATACAATAGAGACCCCAATGTGTACCTGATCACTAAAATAGTTTTTCTGAAAACCGCTCCTGTCTCGTTCAGTGCCCTCTGGAAGGTATCAAtatttctctgttctcatcaccaacattttctttttagtgACGCAATAAAGCTGGTACCGGCGAactaactgcgcatgtgccaaaactatTCCTCCCTCTGGGCGCGAGCACTTCTAAAAATCTTGTGCACTGTTACAACTTGCTACAATAACGGTGCACAAGTAGTTTTAAATGCGCATGAGCTGCCTTCCAGTTAAAACAACAAAGCAGATTCGCTGGTCTTGGTCTTTGCTGCATGAGCATGGAATCATGGTAATCTCTATTCTAATACTCAGCGGGTTTTTTTCTAGTATAGCTTTTCTGATCACACAAATGGAGGCATGCCTATCAATGAAGATTTATtccactttccttgtcctttaaggacctTTAAAGTTACCACTGAAGTAATACATTTGTGGCAACCACCTGCTGCTGATTCTGCTGCTGCTGTAGTTGAAATTTCAGTATGTGTTGCTGCTGTGCCGCTGCCTGCATCTGTTGTTGCTGTTGCACCTGCTGCTGTtgcacctgctgctgctgctgttgttgcacctgctgctgctgttgttgttgcacctgctgctgctgttgttgttgcacctgctgctgctgttgttgctgttgttgctgttgcacctgctgctgctgttgttgctgctgctgctgctgttgctgctgctgtgctgcagCAACAGCTGCCACTTGAAATTGCTGCTGCTGTGCCACTTGGAACTGCTGTTGTTGATGCTGTTGTTGATGCTGTAGAGCTGCCTGGTGCTGCTGTTGCTGAAATTGCTGTTGCTGGTGTTGTGCCATTTGCTGCAGCTGTAACTGAGCTATGAAAACAAAGCAAGCAACATTAAAATATACACCATTACAACCTAgcgataattaaaataaaagttcaCTTATATAACAGATAAACATTTTAATCTATGTTAAAAAATACTAGTTGAGGAAATGAATATTTGGGCTGAAAGTCAGTGGGTTAAGGATAAAGCTAAGGGCCTCCAAAGATCCTTCTTATAccattctgaagcaaatacactagttttaccagtgcagggcaacactatattatattgtcattgacAGCCTGTATGCAAATGCAAATCCATTACAAGAACAGAAAAAGCAAGTATACTCATGGGTCTATTACTCActtgcaaaacattttaagtgTTAGGTGTTGTgcacttaacttctttcaatcaacattaagcagattgtggttgtaggggactcaattattaggaaagtggatagggtaagcTGTCgttttgctgtctacctggtgccagggttcggcatgtggttgatcgggtagtcaaattattgggtggggctgggtatgacccaactgtcttagtgcatatcggtactaatgacaaaataaatggtagatggaagaccttaaaaaGTGATTTCAGGCATCTAGGCTCTAATATcagggaaaggtcttccaatgtcattttttctgaaattttgcctgtgccacaagcaagtttaggaagacagcgttAGCTTAGGGacctaaatgcgtggctcaagtcttggtgatggatggaagggtttgggttcctagagcactgggctgataaTAGCAGAATaatgctaacttaacatataattctccactaagtaatgcaaatttcaaaagtaaaagtagtaacctccgctgtatgctggcaaatgcacggagtttgtcaggtaaaatgggagacctagaattaattgcatgctctaaaaattatgatataattggtatcactgagacctggtgggatgaaacatgtgactggactgtgaatttaaatggttacaccatttttaggagggacagagggataaaaaagggcggaggagtgtgtttgtatgtaaagcctgaattaaagccatgcactaaagaaataaccatagctggcactggtgagggtgtagaatccctctgggtagagattttgactgggcaaaaggttacaaaaagaattatcattggtgtatgctataaaccacctcgtataagtgacgagtatgaagcccagctactcttgcagatacaagcggcttcacagctgggtcatgTTGTTGCTAtgagtgacttcaattatccagacattgactggggtaatggggttgctaagtcagaaaaagctagtaggtttgtaaacaTGCTGAATGACaaatttttattccagctcgttcaagaacctactaggaataactcacttttggaccttgtaataactaataatactgaactcatctctaacatttgtg from Xenopus laevis strain J_2021 chromosome 1S, Xenopus_laevis_v10.1, whole genome shotgun sequence harbors:
- the med15.S gene encoding mediator of RNA polymerase II transcription subunit 15-like isoform X5 produces the protein MDADSDWRSAQFRQKLVSQIDEAMRKAGVAHTKSSKEMESHVFLKAKTREEYLSLVARLIIHFRDIFNKKNQTAASDPMNALQNLTGNAVVGGQGMGMGVRPQGAQMGAMGGMTQIAQQMNLPGQSQPGASGMAPHGITGVAAGNQATQLQLQQMAQHQQQQFQQQQHQAALQHQQQHQQQQFQVAQQQQFQVAAVAAAQQQQQQQQQQQQQQQVQQQQQQQQQQQVQQQQQQQVQQQQQQQVQQQQQQQVQQQQVQQQQQMQAAAQQQHILKFQLQQQQNQQQQLQQQQQLQRMAHLQMQQMQQQQQQQQQQQPPPPQVMQLQQMQQVAQSQQQQLLSTQPQAPSLVAQGQIPSQVMPVTLTPQQQLKLLQQVRVQQHQAQQQAQQQAQQQAQQQQAQQQQAQQQQAQQQQAQQQQAQQQQAQQQQAQQQQAQQQQAQQQAQQQAQQAAQKHQAAQQHQAAQQHQAAQQHQAAKQHQAAQQQAQQAAQQAQQQAQQQAAQQQAAQAHLAAGQMISTPMPRGGMPVRPRFPPSTVPANPTSSVPLGEQQIPQVNQNSIPVMSSPSPVQAQTTQSMPPPPQPSPQPSQPISQPNSNVSSGPAPSPSSFMPSPSPQPSQSPASVRTPQNFSVPSPGPLNTPGNPNSVMSPASNNQSEEQQYLDKLKQLSKYIEPLRRMINKIDKNEANTSPTNSPIHKTTVPVPTSAGCCPGKHPLACFQPLSVPNLYACYDCNSWAAYYVSAGSAKEEKV